The genomic window GGGACTTTTTCCTTTGCGATTTGACTATGCTTGGCAGACCAATTTAAGAACGTCGAGTAAACCAAATTTAGAAATTAGCATTGGGTATGACTACTAATCAAAGAGTTTCGATAGCCTGCTCAACGAAATTTATCTTAAACTTGAAAAAAAATAAGTAGAAAACGGCGACTATGAAAAAAGAGAATAAAAATTTATTCATTATTTTTGGGACTATGTTCTTAAAAACAAAGAGATATACCTGAATATTTCTTTTTCCATTCTTGCTCAATAGCTGTAGCTCCAGTTAAATTTATTTTGCTAATGACCATTAATGCCTTCTTTTCAAAACATAATTAGCTATCACAGAAAGAAAGATTTTAACTTTAGAGTCTTCTATATTGTCTAAGTTCTTTTTAGCTTTTTTGATATACTTTTTTCCTACTTCTAAAGCTTCTTCTAAATAACTACCTTCTTTTAATAACCTCATTAACTCTTTTTTATCGTAATTAAAAATGTCGTCTATCTCTTGATCCTTATTTAATAAGTAAATAACAGGCAAGGTTAATCTTCCTTTACTCAAATCATTTCCAGCATTTTTCCCTAGCTCTTTTTCACTAGAGATTAAATCTAAGCAATCATCTACAATTTGAAAAGCTATGCCAATATTTAACCCATAATTTTCCATGGCTTTTATTTCAATTTCACTACTCTTTCCTAATAATGCTCCAGATTTACAACAAGCTGATATTAAAGAGGCTGTTTTATCTTCAATAATTTTTAAATATTCATCTTTCCTTAACTTTTTGTCATACTGCCTCTGTTGCTCTCTTATTTCTCCTTGGCAAACTTTACTTACGGCTTGCGAGATACTACTTAGTATTTCTTGGTCAAAATTATTAACTAAGAGCAAAAAACTTTTGCTGAGTAAA from bacterium includes these protein-coding regions:
- a CDS encoding polyprenyl synthetase family protein — its product is MKTTDYFNLTILDVYKEFKEELSKVDGIIRDCLKSEDKDVNKMIKYLPTLSGKRLRPLLVLISASLNDKKNTEKDIILAAVMELIHTATLIHDDVIDEACKRRFKYTLNHEWGNRISVIFGDYLLSKSFLLLVNNFDQEILSSISQAVSKVCQGEIREQQRQYDKKLRKDEYLKIIEDKTASLISACCKSGALLGKSSEIEIKAMENYGLNIGIAFQIVDDCLDLISSEKELGKNAGNDLSKGRLTLPVIYLLNKDQEIDDIFNYDKKELMRLLKEGSYLEEALEVGKKYIKKAKKNLDNIEDSKVKIFLSVIANYVLKRRH